In Nostoc piscinale CENA21, the genomic stretch TGTATGAGCGTCATAAACATAAGAATTTTTACCAGCCGTGATATCCTTTGAGAATGGTTCATCTATTGTTTTAGGTTGTTTATTAAGATTAATTAGCTCTGAAAAATGAGGATTTAATATGAAACTGAAATTGGCATTGTGATGATAATTAGTTAACTCTAAATTTATTTGTGAGTTTTCCATAAGTTATGGTTAGATGTATAGCAGTATCTTTATCAAAGCTAGATGCTAGTGTATCGATAAATGTAACTTTTTAATAAGGTGTTGACGTAATTGTATATGAAGGATAGCAGATATATCTAAAAAAGATATTTTGCTTGGTTTCAGTCATCTAAAAATACGGCAGAATAAAGGTCTTTACTATGACAATTTATTTGATAATTGTAACTTTTCTTAATAGTTAATTTTCTTAAGTGTCTTAACTGTCCTTGCGTTTCTGTTAAGAAAGATAGAATATGTAGTCATCATTTCTTACAAAAAAAAACAAAAGGAAAACACTTATGGCTATAGATAGAGAAACTGAAGATACAACAATTTACAAAGTTGTAGTTAATCATGAAGAGCAATATTCCATCTGGCCAGCTGATAGAGAAAATCCTTTAGGCTGGAGAGATGCGGGTAAAACAGGTATTAAGGCAGAGTGTTTGGAATATATTAAAGAGGTATGGGTAGACATGAGACCTTTGAGCTTGCGTAAGAAAATGGAAGAAATGGGCTACCAGTGAGTCCAGTATGGTGCGTTACATTTCATTAACGCACCTGATTTCTATGGGTTCTTATAAAGGTAACTGAATGATAAACTCAGTCCTTTTGCCTAGATGAGAATTGCTTGTTGAGCTTGCCGATAAAGTCTGGCATTTTCTAATGCGATCGCTGCTTGGAAAGAAAGTAAATTAATTACTTGTAGCTGCTCGTTAGTAAATACACCACTTGTGAGTTTATTTACTAAATATAAAATTCCCTTGGTTAATAATTGGTGTACATAATATACTTTTTGGTTGATGTTCTAGCAAATATTGATCCATCACTCCCGGAATATCTGTTTGACAGTTATTAATCACAACAGTTTCTTGAGTATTCTTGACATAATTGATAATTCTTCTAGGTACAGCTTGACAAATATTGAGTAATTGTGGTTTGAGAATAGTTTGTATTTAATTTTGGGGATGGACATTGATTTATTCAGTGTAATCACTTAGTTAGTTTACTGTGAACGCGATCGCTCGATATCTTAGGCTTGCTCAACAAAAACCACCAGATTTCTAAACTAATTAATGCCAAACCAATTCCTGTGACTGCACCTTTAATTAAAAGTGGTTGCTCAATGCGGCGGAACTGAGTGTTTGGTGGTTCTGTTGAGTTAGGGATTTGGGCGCTCGCTACACCGCAAGCTAAACTCAACATCAATCCGCAACTAACGAGATTACTAATAATTGCCTTGCTAGTCCACATATTTACTTCTCCTTAGCCAATTACTTTGGCTCGAAAGTTACGCAAACGCAGCGCATTAGTGACTACAGAAACTGAACTAAAAGCCATTGCTGCACCTGCAATGATTGGGTTGAGCAACCACCCAAAGATCGGAAACAGAATTCCAGCAGCGATGGGAATACCCGCGACGTTGTAGATAAACGCGAAGAATAAATTTTGGCGAATATTACGCATTGTGGCGCGGCTGAGTTGAATTGCTGTCACGATGGCTTGCAAATCACCAGAGATTAGGGTGATGTCACTAGCTGCGATCGCTACATCTGTACCAGTACCAATGGCAATTCCCACATCGGCTTGAGCTAAGGCTGGTGCATCATTAATCCCATCACCAACCATCGCTACAATTGAGTGCTGAGTGCTGAGTGCTGAGTAATTCTCTCTCGTCCCCTTCGTCCCCCTTCTCCCTTCCCCTTGCAACAACTTAATTGCTTCTACCTTCTGTTCAGGGCGAACTTCTGCTAATACTCTTGTAATACCAACTTCACGGGCAATACTTTCGGCGGTGTGGCGATTATCACCTGTGAGCATCACAACTTCTAAACCGAGTTTTTGCAAGGCTCGCACAGCTTGAGGTGAAGTCGGTTTAATCGCATCAGCAATCCCCATCAATCCTTGGATTTCACCATCTACTGCTAACCAAACTACTGTTTTACCTAAGTATTCTAAGCGTTCTTGATTTGGTTGCAAGTCTGCGGTGATAATATCTAACTCTTTCATCCAGCGTTGTGTACCAATTTGCACCAGACGATTTGCAACGATACCCTGCACACCACTACCAGCTACAGCGGCGAAATCTCGAACATCTGCAAGGGTTACATTTTGAGATTGAGCATATCTCACCACTGCTTCTGCTAGTGGGTGTTCAGAATTGCGTTCTACAGAGGCGGCTAGTTGTATTAACTGTATTTCGTTCCCATTAGCCGTACCGTTAACTGTGACAAAATCTGTAACTGTCGGTTTACCTTGGGTAATTGTGCCTGTTTTGTCTAAGACAATTGTTTGAATTTGGTGGGCTAATTCTAAACTTTCTGCACCTTTAATTAAAATGCCGTTTTCTGCACCTTTACCTGTGCCTACCATAACTGAGGTTGGTGTGGCTAAACCCAAGGCACAAGGACAAGCAATAATTAATACTCCGACTGTGGTAATCAACGCCAAGGTGATATTACCTGTGATGTTGAACCAGATAATAAAGGTGAGAATAGCGATCGCAATTACCGCCGGTACAAACCAGCCTGTAACTTGGTCTGCTAATCTTTGAATGGGCGCTTTTGATCCTTGCGCCTGCTGTACTAATTGGACAATCTGCGCCAATACCGTATCTTTTCCTACTCTTGTCGCCCGAAATTGGAAACTACCAGTTTTATTGATGGTTGCGCCAATAACTTCATCTCCTGGTTGCTTTTTCACAGGAACACTTTCGCCAGTCACCATCGCTTCATCAACTGTAGATTTCCCGTCAATTACTTCACCATCAACCGGAATTTTCTCCCCAGGGCGCACCAGCACCACATCACCAATCTGTACTTGTGCGATCGGTACATCTATTTCTCGTCCATTGCGAATCAACCGCGCAGTTTTTGCCTGTAAACCAATCAACTTACGGATGGCTTCGGAAGTTTGCCCTTTGGCACGATTTTCAAATAACCGCCCTAATAAAATTAAGGTGATTACAATCGCCGCAGTTTCGTAATATATATCTGGCATCAATCCCTGAGTAATGAAAAAGTTGGGAAAGATTGTGGCGAATAGGGAATAAAAATATGCTGCACTCGTACCCAACGCTATTAAAGTATCCATTGTGGCAGTATGACGCTGGAAAGCTTTCCAAGCATTGAGATAAAAACTTTTACCGCACCAAAACTGTACAGGAGTAGTCAGGACTAATTGCAACCAAGGGTTATGCAACCATACAGGAATGAAAGGTAAGTGCAACCCTGTCATCATTGGCAATGAACCAATCAGTAGTAAAGTGCCAATTATTCCCCCTACTATTACCTTTCGCTGCAAATCACGGAATGTTTGCTGGCGATGTCTTTTTTCTTCGTCATCTTCACCCGCCATCAAATTTTGTTCTTGCAAGGGATAGGCAGAATAGCCAGCCGCATCCACTGCATTTTGGATGGCTAGTAAATTTGTTGTTCTGGAATCATAATTAACTGTTGCCTGTTCTGCGCCAAAATTCACACTACATTCATTTACACCAGGGACAGCACTAATAGCATCTTCAATATTTTTGGCACAGGAGGCGCAACTCATCCCGCGCAGCTTCAATGTGGCATTCTCCATTTGACTCACCCCAATAGCTAACGACTATCTTCATCTTGAAGCCTCTAGTCAACTGGAGAGTCAAGGGGTTGTTGGCAGTATTTTTATGAGTGCGGGAGGTGGGAGTTTTGCTTTTTTGAGTTTGTTTTGTTCCACCAACATACTTTTCTCAGTAATTAGGAGTTACACAAAAGTATGAAAAATGAACCACTCCAGACGCAGAGAGAAGTTGTGTACGCGGGTTCCCCACGCCCTTGCAAACTTCGGGAGTTCACGTAGAAATGAGAGTTTGAGATAGTTTTTGCGTAATTCCTATTAATTATGCAGCGATGTTTATACAAGTTATGAAAGATGGCGATTATAAGGCTTGCATTACACGTCTTCAAACAGTAAATCAGAAAGCATTGATGGAGCTAACCAAATTCCAGATTCGGACTTAATATAGGTACGACAGAGAGAAATTATCTTTTTGTCAACACCAAGTTTTATTGATTGTCGCTCAACTTCTGTCAAAGCCGCAAAAGCATCACTACTATATCCATAGGTTGCTAAATATAATCCTCCATCTCTATTCTCACGTGCAACAACATTAATAAAATTACTGATATATCTTTTGCCAACACGTTGACCTGAGCGCCAATGTTTAACTTCTACCAGATAACTACATTTATCACCCTTAACAATGCACTCTAAAACTAAATCTTTTCCACCATCCTTACTTGAAGGAGTAAGAGTTACATCAAAACCTAAACCTTGAAATACTGCTGCAAGCATTCTTTCCATATCCCGCCATTCTATATCTTCTAGCCCTCTTGGATCATTTGCAATAAGACGAGCAAGTTGCTTAGACAGATTAGTGATAGCAGCAACAATCGGAGAATGTTTAGTTCCTCGTTCTAATTCAGGAAATGTTACGTCTATCCAATCCCAAAGCTCTGGGTAAGTTACATTTGGATAGGCTTTGTGAATTGAAGTTAGAACTCTTCTTTTTAGTTTACTCCTAGCTTCTGAAGCTCCTGTAAGCCCTTCTACTTGTGCTAAGTGATATTCGTAATCAGAAAGAACGTGAAGCAAGGCATTGACAGTGATTCGATGTAAAAATTCAGGTTCAAGTGTTCTGAAATCTTGATAAATTAGTTTCTCAAACTTCCCCCGATTTGACCAAAGATTATTATAGTTTTCAACAGCAAATTTAAATAGTTGCTCTTCAGAATATTTCGGAACTTCAATGGCTAATGAATCAACCCACTCAATTAACAATGATCGCCGTTGTTGGTGCTGTTCAATAGCACGCTTCTTTAAGCTTTCACGCCGACAATCATGCTTGGTTTTCCAGGCTATAAATTCTGGATTTTGTTCAGACGCACAGACCATTGCCATACGCCACAATTGCATTGGAGATCCTGAACTATAATGAGGGTTTTTTCGGGTTTCTTCCGGTGAGCCTAAAAACATTTTTATTGCACCATCTGTCCAACCACGTTCCTTAATAGCAGCTTTAGTTAGCCACTCCTCTTTAGTCAATTTACTACTCATTCTTCAACTCACAAAGAAATACCTCAATATTTTAGTACAAATGTTTTACTAGTAAATAGCCTGTCAAGGTCGACGCATTTTGACTTTTGTTAACGCTAAACGGATATCCTAATGACAAGTAGTAGCAATGTCACTCTGGGAAAATTCGCCTCTTGTTTGTGTACCATCACCTCATTTGTCGCCACTGTCTTCCAACTTCAGCCCTAATTCCAATCTTGTTCTTCTTTCTTACCGCGACTTTTGTAAATCCCCCCTACGTCGTGGATTTGGCGGGTTTTAGCGAAAAGTTCTGATTCGGTTAACCCCCATTGTTGCAAAACTTTATCTAGGTCTTTTTGGATGTCCCGTGCGCCGGGAAAGCCTTGATAACGGATGCGTAACCGGGCTAATTCTGCCAAATGATAGTCTGTTGCTTCTTGAGCGAGTAAAATATCAATAAGGGGGCGATCGCGGTTGTAAAGTGGATGTTGTTGGTCTTTACTTCCGTGCTGTTCTGCCATAGTTTATACCTTTAGTCGGATTCTTAATTCATTCTGCGTCTAGAGTTGAGATTCCTCCCATCGCCAGATAATAAAAGATGAGGGCAAACACACCTTAACTCATACGGCTCTCACCACTGCCAGTCAATCATAAGTAAAGATACATTGTCTTTAAGAAAATACAAAAAGTTTTAACGAGGGTGAACCTCAATCACCCCAAGTCCAAGCAGCAAGGGAGCAAGAACCCGCTATGTTTGAACACTTCACTTCCGAAGCCATTAAAGTTATCATGTTAGCTCAGGAGGAAGCACGTCGTCTGGGACACAACTTCGTAGGAACTGAACAAATTCTCCTGGGTTTAATTGGAGAAGGAACGGGAGTTGCTGCCAAAGTGCTGAGTGAGTTGGGCGTTACCCTCAAAGAAGCACGACGCGAAGTTGAAAAAATTATTGGTAGAGGTTCTGGCTTTGTACCGCCAGAAATTCCTTTTACACCGAAAGTCAAAAACCTCTTCGAGCAATCGTTTAAAGAAGCTCATAGTCTAGGACATAACTACATCAACACTGAACACTTACTTTTAGGTTTAACTGAAGCGGGTGAAGGTGTGGCAGCGAAAGTATTGCAAAATCTGGGGGTTGACCTCAGACTGATCCGCACTACCGTCTTACGTCGTTTGGGTGAAGATACCAATGTGGCTGTAGGTGGTAGTAGTCCCCGCCGCAACCAACCAGCACTTACCCTAGAAGAGTTCGGCAGAAATCTCAGCAAACTCGCCCAAGAAGGCAAGCTAGACCCTGTAGTTGGTCGGGAAAAAGAAATTGAGCGTGCCATTCAAATTCTCGGTCGCCGCACGAAAAATAATCCTGTGTTGATTGGTGAACCAGGAGTTGGTAAAACTGCGATCGCAGAAGGTTTAGCACAACGCATTGCTAACCAAGATGTTCCTGAACTGTTGTTGAATAAACAAGTAATTAGCCTCGATATGGGCTTATTAGTGGCAGGAACTCGCTTCCGTGGTGATTTTGAAGAACGCCTGAAAAAAATCATGGACGAAATCCGCTCTGTCGGTAACATCGTCCTCGTAATTGATGAAATTCATACCCTTGTGGGTGCTGGTGGCACAGAAGGCGGCTTAGATGCAGCCAATATCCTCAAACCAGCTTTAGCACGAGGTGAACTCCAATGTATCGGCGCAACCACCCTGGATGAATACCGCAAGCACATCGAACGTGATGCCGCTTTAGAACGCCGTTTTCAACCAATTTTGGTTGGTGAACCTTCTGTGGAAGAAACCATCCAAATTCTTTACGGCTTGCGCGGTGCTTACGAACAACATCACAAAGTCGAAATTTCCGATGCGGCGGTATTAGCAGCAGCGCAGTTGTCAGATCGTTATATTAGCGATCGCTTCCTGCCCGATAAAGCCATAGACTTAATTGACGAAGCTGGTTCTCGTGTCCGGTTGCGGAACTCACAAATCTCCAGCAACAAAGAACTCAAGCGTCAATTGACCAGCGTCACCAAAGCGAAGCATGAAGCCGTCAGAGTTCAAGACTTCGACAAAGCCGGCGAACTGCGCGACCAAGAATTAGAACTGGAAGCGCAAATTCACCAAGAGCAAGATATTCCTCAACCCATTGTTGACGAAGAAGACATTGCTCAAATCGTCGCCTCTTGGACTGGTGTCCCAGTCAACAAACTCACCGAATCTGAGTCAGAATTGCTGTTACACCTGGAAGACACCCTGCATCAACGCTTAATCGGTCAAGAACAAGCAGTTACCTCTGTATCTCGCGCTATCCGCCGAGCTAGAGTCGGGTTAAAAAATCCCAATCGTCCCATTGCCAGTTTCATCTTCTCCGGCCCCACAGGCGTTGGTAAAACAGAATTAGCCAAAGCCTTAGCAGCTTACTTCTTCGGTGCAGAAGAAGCGATGATTCGCTTAGATATGTCCGAATTTATGGAAAGTCATACCGTATCTAAGCTAATTGGTTCGCCTCCAGGTTATGTCGGCTACGATGAAGGCGGACAACTAACCGAAGCCGTGCGGCGCAGACCTTACACAGTGCTGCTGTTCGACGAAATCGAAAAAGCACACCCCGATGTCTTCAACATGCTGCTGCAAATCTTAGATGACGGTCATCTGACTGATGCCAAAGGTCGGAAAGTTGACTTCAAGAACACCTTGATTATCCTGACTTCTAACATCGGTTCTAAGGTGATTGAAAAAGGTGGCGGTGGTTTAGGTTTTGAATTTGATAATCAAGCCGAAGCCAGCTATCACCGCATCCGCAACTTAGTCAATGAGGAACTCAAAACTTACTTCCGTCCAGAATTCCTCAACCGAGTTGACGAGATTATTGTCTTCACTCAACTAAGTAAAGATGAAGTCAAGCACATTGCTGACATTATGCTGCGCGAGGTTGCTAATCGCTTGACAGAAAAAGGTATCACCTTGCAAGTGACAGAAGCATTTAAAGAATTGGTCGTCAATGAAGGTTATAACCCCAGCTATGGTGCTAGACCTTTACGTAGGGCAATTATGCGCCTGTTAGAAGATTCTCTAGCGGAAGCACTACTATCTGGCGAAATTAGCAATGGCGACACAGCAATTGTCGATGTCGATGATGACGGCCAAGTGAAAGTTCGCAAATCAGATACACGAGAGTTACTGTTGGCAAACGCTCGTTAATCTTTCTCATATCATAGTTTGACACTCAAAAATCCCTTGGTAAATCAACCAGGGGATTTTTGCGTTGGATACTAACTGAGTCAAAATTAAAAATAATACTCTAGATTCTCTTAGGGAGTATTGTCATAGTATATGCTAGGATACAGCCGAAATTACGTTTAATTTACTTACTTGTGTGTATAACATCATTCCGCATAAACCATAGCTTTTGAATTGTATTTTGATACATTCAGAATAATTTGCCACTATTTCCAAATCAGGGCGTTTTATTCAAGTTCATAAAACTGGCATATTCTCAAAATATTTAAGCCAAGATTTTGTGTATAAGTTGAAATCATAACATTCATAAGAATTCAGGAGCCAGAATCCAGGAGTCCGAATCTTGGCAGATTCAGTAAAATTATTCTGTGTCAATCAATGAATCATTCTGAATTGCGTTTAAATTCTGGCTTTTAAGTGCTGACTTTTTATTAACATTCTTTTTTTACAAGCCAAAAATATCAGGGATAAGTGATAGTTAATACAGTTTTAATACATGGTTTTACAGAATTGGAGACGTAAGCGTGGTGTTGCACTTACTACTAGAGGTTTACAAAAACTTCAGGAGGCAAAACGTAAGTCAGAAGCACAAGAAAATTTCGGCAATAGCTACACATTAGAAGATATCAGCGCACTTTCTGGGTTACATCCTAGTACTATATCTAAAGTACTAAATCGAGAAGGTGGAGTTGATAAAAAAACTCTGGAAAGGCTATTCTTAGTTTTTGATGTCAAAATCAATGAAAGTGATTATTTAAGCTCCAATACTCGTTTAGATTGGGGAGACGCAAGTTTTTTACCAGTTTTTTATGGGCGTAAAGAAGAACTGGCTGCATTAGAGCAATGGATTTTAGATGAACATTGCCAATTTATCGCCTTGTTAGGTATGGGTGGTATTGGTAAAACGGCGCTGGCTGTAAAATTAGCGCAACAGATTCAGGAAGACTTTGAATATGTAATTTGGCGATCGCTCCGCGAAGCTCCACCTGTAAAAGCTATCATCAATCAATTACTGCAATTTTTATCGGAAGAGCAAGAAACAGAAGCGAACTTACCAGAAAGTTTAAGCGATCGCATCTCCAGATTAATTGATTATCTGCGAAATCATCGCTGTCTAGTAATTCTGGACAATGCCGAGTCAATATTACGTTATGGTAGCCGAGCCGGCAAATATCGAGAAGGATATGAAGGTTATGGTGAGTTGTTTAAACGTTTAGGAGAAGCTACTCACCAAAGTTGTTTAATCTTAACCAGTCGGGAAAAACCCCAAGAAGTTGCATTATTAGAAGGTGAAGCCTTACCAGTACGTTCCTTACAACTCAGTGGGTTAAAGGTAGTTGAAGGACAGGAAATTTTAAAAGTCAAAGGACTGTCAGCCGCCGAAGAGGAATGGAAAGCCATGATTGAATCCTATGGTGGTAATCCCCTGGCTTTGAAAATAGTAGCGACAACAATTGAGGATGTATTTGCTGGTAATGTCAGTGAGTTTTTACAGCAAAATACAGTGGTTTTTGGCGATATTAGAGATATTTTAGACCAGCAGTTTGAGCGGTTGTCAGATTTAGAAAAAGAAATCATGTACTGGTTAGCAATTAATCGTGAACCAGTGACACTCTCAGACTTGCGAGAAGATATTGTATCACCAGTGCCACCACAAAAATTGCTAGAGGCTATAGAATCTTTGGTGAGGCGATCGCTAGTAGAAAAAAGCACAGCCACTTTTACCTTACAACCTGTGGTCATGGAATATGTGACTCAGATATTAATAGAACAAGTTTGTGAAGAAATTGTCACTGATCATATTCAACTTTTGAGATGCCATGCTTTAATCAAAGCAAGTGCTAAAGATTACATCAGAGAAACCCAAATTCGCCTGATTCTGAAACCAGTAATTGATGCTCTACTGACTGCATTAAGAAGCAAAAAAAGTATTGAAAACAAATTAATTCAAATTTTAGCCAGACTCAGAGAAGAAGCATCACAAGAACCCGGTTATACAGGTGGAAATATTCTCCATTTGTTGTGTCAATTACAGACAGATTTAACTGGTTTTGATTTTTCCCAACTCACTGTTTGGCAAGCAGACTTGCGGAATGTAAAACTACATAACGTTAATTTTCAAAACGCTGATTTAACTAAGTCTGTTTTTGCTGAAACCTTTGGCGGCGTTTTATCCATCGCTTTTAGCCCCAACGGCAAACTGTTAGCAATGGGTGATACTAATGGCGAAATTCGCCTATACCAAGTTACCGACTGCAAGCAAGTTCTCACCTTTCAAGGTCACACTAACTGGGTACCATCACTTGCCTTTAGTCCTGATGGTAGCATTTTAGCCAGTAGTAGTAGTGATCATACCGTGAAATTGTGGAATCCTCATACTGGTCAATGCCTGAAAACTTTACAAGAACATGAACACGAAGTTTGGACAGTTACTTTTAGCCCAGATGGAAAAACACTAGTAACTGGTAGTAATGATCGCACTATCAAACTGTGGAATGTTAGTACTGGTGAATGCTTGCAAACATTTCATGGACATACAAGTTGGATAATTTGTGTAATTTTTACTCTGGATGGACAGAAACTTGTGAGTGGTAGTGATGACGACACAATTCGGATGTGGGATGTCAACACTGGTGAATGTATCAAGATTTTGCGGGGACATAGTGATGGTATCAGGTCGCTGACTCTCAATCCTAATGGACAGACAATCGTCAGTAGCAGTGATGACCAGACAGTGAAGTTATGGAATATTGACACTGGAGAATGTATTAAAACCTTACAAGGACATCATGCTGCTGTCTGGTCAGTAGTCATTCATCCCCAAGGTCATCTCATCGCTAGCGGTAGCCTTGACCATACAGTCAGATTATGGGATTTGAATACAGGTCAATGCTTGAAAATTCTTCATGGGCATTCAACCTTTGTATTTTCCGTTGTATTTAGTCCCCAAGGTGACTTCCTGGCTAGTGGTAGTGATGACCAAATGATGAAGCTATGGGATGTTACCACTGGTCAATGTCTAAAAACTCTCAGTGGATATACTAGTCAAGTACTGTCAGTTGCTTACAGTCCAGATGGTCAAATGTTGGCTAGTGGCAGTGATGATCAAATGGTGAGGTTGTGGAATGTCAATACTGGTCAAGTGTTGCAAACTCTCCCAGGACATCGTGCTGCCGTTCGCTCAGTGGCTTTTTGTCCCAGTGGTCAGACCTTGGCTAGTGGCAGTGATGATCACACAGTTAAGTTGTGGGATGTTAATACTTGCCAAGTTCTGCAAACTCTTTTGGGACACCCTGCTGTAGTTTGGTCAATAGCTTTTAGTCCAGATGGTCAAATGTTAGCTAGTGGTAGTAATGACCAAACCGTGAAGTTGTGGGATGTTAATACTGGCCAGGCTTTGCAAACTTTCTTGGGGCATCGTGCTGCTGTTCAATCAGTTGCCTTTAGTCCTCAAGGTACCCTGTTAGCTAGTGGTGCTTGGGATCAGACAGTCAAGCTATGGGATGTCAACACTGGTGAGTGCAAACAAACATTAGAGGGTCATACAAATTGGGTTTGGTCGATCGCTTTCAGTCCGAATGGTGAACTGCTGGCAAGTGCTGGTTATGATGGGACAGTCAGGCTGTGGAACGTTCGTACAGGTACTTGTTTGCATACATTCATGGTTTGTGAAAATGGTCTAGTGAAGGCAGTTATTTTTAGTCGAGATGGCAAGATTTTAGCCAGTAGCAGTCCTAATTACACAATTAAATTATGGGATGTTGACACAGGTGAATGTCAAGCAACATTATATGGACATTCAGCTTGGATTTGGTCACTCGCCTTTAGTCCAGATAATCGAATTCTTGCCAGTAGTGGTGCTGATGAAACCATTCGACTTTGGGACATCAATACAAGCGATTGTTTAAACACTTTGAAAGCTA encodes the following:
- a CDS encoding MbtH family protein, translated to MAIDRETEDTTIYKVVVNHEEQYSIWPADRENPLGWRDAGKTGIKAECLEYIKEVWVDMRPLSLRKKMEEMGYQ
- a CDS encoding heavy metal translocating P-type ATPase, translated to MENATLKLRGMSCASCAKNIEDAISAVPGVNECSVNFGAEQATVNYDSRTTNLLAIQNAVDAAGYSAYPLQEQNLMAGEDDEEKRHRQQTFRDLQRKVIVGGIIGTLLLIGSLPMMTGLHLPFIPVWLHNPWLQLVLTTPVQFWCGKSFYLNAWKAFQRHTATMDTLIALGTSAAYFYSLFATIFPNFFITQGLMPDIYYETAAIVITLILLGRLFENRAKGQTSEAIRKLIGLQAKTARLIRNGREIDVPIAQVQIGDVVLVRPGEKIPVDGEVIDGKSTVDEAMVTGESVPVKKQPGDEVIGATINKTGSFQFRATRVGKDTVLAQIVQLVQQAQGSKAPIQRLADQVTGWFVPAVIAIAILTFIIWFNITGNITLALITTVGVLIIACPCALGLATPTSVMVGTGKGAENGILIKGAESLELAHQIQTIVLDKTGTITQGKPTVTDFVTVNGTANGNEIQLIQLAASVERNSEHPLAEAVVRYAQSQNVTLADVRDFAAVAGSGVQGIVANRLVQIGTQRWMKELDIITADLQPNQERLEYLGKTVVWLAVDGEIQGLMGIADAIKPTSPQAVRALQKLGLEVVMLTGDNRHTAESIAREVGITRVLAEVRPEQKVEAIKLLQGEGRRGTKGTRENYSALSTQHSIVAMVGDGINDAPALAQADVGIAIGTGTDVAIAASDITLISGDLQAIVTAIQLSRATMRNIRQNLFFAFIYNVAGIPIAAGILFPIFGWLLNPIIAGAAMAFSSVSVVTNALRLRNFRAKVIG
- a CDS encoding restriction endonuclease, encoding MSSKLTKEEWLTKAAIKERGWTDGAIKMFLGSPEETRKNPHYSSGSPMQLWRMAMVCASEQNPEFIAWKTKHDCRRESLKKRAIEQHQQRRSLLIEWVDSLAIEVPKYSEEQLFKFAVENYNNLWSNRGKFEKLIYQDFRTLEPEFLHRITVNALLHVLSDYEYHLAQVEGLTGASEARSKLKRRVLTSIHKAYPNVTYPELWDWIDVTFPELERGTKHSPIVAAITNLSKQLARLIANDPRGLEDIEWRDMERMLAAVFQGLGFDVTLTPSSKDGGKDLVLECIVKGDKCSYLVEVKHWRSGQRVGKRYISNFINVVARENRDGGLYLATYGYSSDAFAALTEVERQSIKLGVDKKIISLCRTYIKSESGIWLAPSMLSDLLFEDV
- a CDS encoding DUF3288 family protein, which produces MAEQHGSKDQQHPLYNRDRPLIDILLAQEATDYHLAELARLRIRYQGFPGARDIQKDLDKVLQQWGLTESELFAKTRQIHDVGGIYKSRGKKEEQDWN
- a CDS encoding ATP-dependent Clp protease ATP-binding subunit; the protein is MFEHFTSEAIKVIMLAQEEARRLGHNFVGTEQILLGLIGEGTGVAAKVLSELGVTLKEARREVEKIIGRGSGFVPPEIPFTPKVKNLFEQSFKEAHSLGHNYINTEHLLLGLTEAGEGVAAKVLQNLGVDLRLIRTTVLRRLGEDTNVAVGGSSPRRNQPALTLEEFGRNLSKLAQEGKLDPVVGREKEIERAIQILGRRTKNNPVLIGEPGVGKTAIAEGLAQRIANQDVPELLLNKQVISLDMGLLVAGTRFRGDFEERLKKIMDEIRSVGNIVLVIDEIHTLVGAGGTEGGLDAANILKPALARGELQCIGATTLDEYRKHIERDAALERRFQPILVGEPSVEETIQILYGLRGAYEQHHKVEISDAAVLAAAQLSDRYISDRFLPDKAIDLIDEAGSRVRLRNSQISSNKELKRQLTSVTKAKHEAVRVQDFDKAGELRDQELELEAQIHQEQDIPQPIVDEEDIAQIVASWTGVPVNKLTESESELLLHLEDTLHQRLIGQEQAVTSVSRAIRRARVGLKNPNRPIASFIFSGPTGVGKTELAKALAAYFFGAEEAMIRLDMSEFMESHTVSKLIGSPPGYVGYDEGGQLTEAVRRRPYTVLLFDEIEKAHPDVFNMLLQILDDGHLTDAKGRKVDFKNTLIILTSNIGSKVIEKGGGGLGFEFDNQAEASYHRIRNLVNEELKTYFRPEFLNRVDEIIVFTQLSKDEVKHIADIMLREVANRLTEKGITLQVTEAFKELVVNEGYNPSYGARPLRRAIMRLLEDSLAEALLSGEISNGDTAIVDVDDDGQVKVRKSDTRELLLANAR
- a CDS encoding NB-ARC domain-containing protein, which produces MVLQNWRRKRGVALTTRGLQKLQEAKRKSEAQENFGNSYTLEDISALSGLHPSTISKVLNREGGVDKKTLERLFLVFDVKINESDYLSSNTRLDWGDASFLPVFYGRKEELAALEQWILDEHCQFIALLGMGGIGKTALAVKLAQQIQEDFEYVIWRSLREAPPVKAIINQLLQFLSEEQETEANLPESLSDRISRLIDYLRNHRCLVILDNAESILRYGSRAGKYREGYEGYGELFKRLGEATHQSCLILTSREKPQEVALLEGEALPVRSLQLSGLKVVEGQEILKVKGLSAAEEEWKAMIESYGGNPLALKIVATTIEDVFAGNVSEFLQQNTVVFGDIRDILDQQFERLSDLEKEIMYWLAINREPVTLSDLREDIVSPVPPQKLLEAIESLVRRSLVEKSTATFTLQPVVMEYVTQILIEQVCEEIVTDHIQLLRCHALIKASAKDYIRETQIRLILKPVIDALLTALRSKKSIENKLIQILARLREEASQEPGYTGGNILHLLCQLQTDLTGFDFSQLTVWQADLRNVKLHNVNFQNADLTKSVFAETFGGVLSIAFSPNGKLLAMGDTNGEIRLYQVTDCKQVLTFQGHTNWVPSLAFSPDGSILASSSSDHTVKLWNPHTGQCLKTLQEHEHEVWTVTFSPDGKTLVTGSNDRTIKLWNVSTGECLQTFHGHTSWIICVIFTLDGQKLVSGSDDDTIRMWDVNTGECIKILRGHSDGIRSLTLNPNGQTIVSSSDDQTVKLWNIDTGECIKTLQGHHAAVWSVVIHPQGHLIASGSLDHTVRLWDLNTGQCLKILHGHSTFVFSVVFSPQGDFLASGSDDQMMKLWDVTTGQCLKTLSGYTSQVLSVAYSPDGQMLASGSDDQMVRLWNVNTGQVLQTLPGHRAAVRSVAFCPSGQTLASGSDDHTVKLWDVNTCQVLQTLLGHPAVVWSIAFSPDGQMLASGSNDQTVKLWDVNTGQALQTFLGHRAAVQSVAFSPQGTLLASGAWDQTVKLWDVNTGECKQTLEGHTNWVWSIAFSPNGELLASAGYDGTVRLWNVRTGTCLHTFMVCENGLVKAVIFSRDGKILASSSPNYTIKLWDVDTGECQATLYGHSAWIWSLAFSPDNRILASSGADETIRLWDINTSDCLNTLKAKKFYEGMNIRGITGLTAATIATLKRLGAVVV